GTAATCAagtctactactgttgtgtcatctgcaaacttgatgattaagttggaggactgcttggccacgcagtcatgggtgaacagggagtacaggaggggtctgaACCCTTTtggcacgcacccttgtggggtgttgagaatcagcagagtggaggtgatgtttcctaccttcacctgggggcagcccatcaggaagtccaggatccagttgcacagggtggggtacagacacagggcctcaagcttaatgatgagcttggagggtactatggtgttgagtgATGAGCTACAGTCAATAAAcagtattcttacataggtattcctcttgtccagatgggattggGCAGTGTGCAGATGGATGGCGATTgaatcgtctgtggatctattggggcggtaagcaaattgaagtgggtctaggttggcaggtaaggtggaggtgatatgatccttgactagtctctcaaagcacttcatgatgacagaggtgagtgctacggagtgatagtcattaagttcagttacctttgtcttcttgggtacaggaacaatggtggccatcttgaagcatgtggggacagcagactgtaaaagggagagattgaatatgcccgtaaacacacaagccagctggtctgcgcatgctctgaggacgaggctagggatgctctctgggcctgcagccttgcgagggttaacacgtttaaatgttttactcacgttggccacagagaaggagagcccacagtctgggccgcgtcggtggctctgtattatcctcaaagcatgCAAAGaacgtgtttagcttgtctggaagccAGACGTCGGTCTCggcgacatggctggttttcaatttgtagtccgtgattgcctGTAGTCCCTCCCACATATATCTTGTGTCTAAGCCGTTGAATTGCTACTCCACtttatctctatactgacgtttagattgtttgattgccttgcggagtgaataactaaactgtttatattctgccgtattaccagtcaccttgccatggttaaatgcagtgggtcgcgctttcagtttcgcacaattgctaccatctatccacggtttctggttaggataGGTTGAAACAGTCACAGTGGGTACTACATCTCCTATACGCTTCCTTATAaaatccggaacatatcccagtccacgatATCAAAATAAtcctgaagcgtggattccgattggtcagaccagcgttgaatagttcgAAGCACGGGTCCTTCCTggttgagtttctgcctataggatgggaggagcaagatggagtcgtggtcagatttgccaaaaggagggcgggggagggccttgtaagcatCTAGGAAGTTTGAATAGCAATGGTTGGGAGTCTTAGCAGCGCGAGTAGTAAGTCAATATGTTGATAGATCTTCGGCAGCCTAgtcctcagatttgctttgttaaaatcaccagctacaataaatgcagcctcagaatatgtggtttccagtccagtgaagttctttgagggccgtcgaggTAACGGCTTGAGGGGGGATGTAAACGGCCCTGGCGATGACggaggagaattctcttgggagataatatggtcggcatttaattgtgaggtatttcaggtcgggtgaacaaaaggacttgtgtTCCTGTACATTTCTAGAactacaccatgagtcgttaatcatgaaacataacCTCCGCCCtttttcttcccggagagatatttattactgtctgcgcgatgtactgagaatcctgctggctttaccgacTCTGACAGAGTATCCAGAGAGAGCCATGTTACCGTGAAACAAAGTATGTTACAGGCCccaatgtctctctggaaagaaatccTTGCTCTAAGCTCATCAACTTTGTCGTccaaagactgaacattagcgagtaatatactctgaagtggtgggtggtgtgcgcgcctcctaagTCAAACCAGCAGGCCGCCTTGAGTGCCTCTCCTCCGCCGGAGGAAATATAACAAAAATAAGatgtatcacttacctttgatgtcCAGCCTGGTCCCGTTTCAAACCTGACAGTAAATCTGCTTCCTATAGTGATCTGATTATGTGAATAGTTACCTCATGTTCAAGACATGGTATCCAAAAACGTGCAAATAGTTGCAAAAGGTCCTGATTTCAGAATTTTTTGTGCATCATGTTCAATCATCTATAAGTGACTTTGTTAAGCTTCAGAATTAATTTTAGATACTTTCAAATGATTTGGACTTGATGTGTGAAACAGGATAATTTGTGCCACGAATGCTAAAACattagcatttggaaacagtgccgAGTAAgttaaaccaaagcatggattgctgtcataccttctCCATAGACTTCTtatagggtaaggaaaccaatatgtaatttcaggggcgcaactttcacagAGGAAAGAGTCTCCTGGCTGGACTGACACAGACACAGAATGTTGTACAACAGTTTTGCTTGATCCTGAAATAAAAAGTTAGTTCAGAACTTTAGATGATGGATTAGCACATTTGAACAATTAACTGTTAATAAAACAATAGCAATTAAAACAATAACAATTAACAATATTACTGTTAATAAAACAATAGCCCACCTTTCAGAATGAGAAATATCCTGTTTTTGAATTTCATCACATTAACATTCATTGCACCATAGAAATATGTAGTGGAGTCATATGGTTGAGTACTGGAGATATGTAGATGATAAAATCCATTTCCACTTTGCACTGTGAACTGAGGGTTATCCTTAAACTCATTGTGAAATGTTGCACCACCATCATATCTGTAAATTGTAATTAATTCAAGTTGAGGATTCTTTCCTACACTTATCTTGTACCATCAGAAAATATTTTCTGTCTGAATAGATGCATTGCAGAGTCACATTGTCTCCAAGATGAAAGTGCAGAAGAGGATAACTCAGACAACATGAACATTTACTTACTTTAATTACATTAACCCTAAGTCCTGGTTGGGTGTGGTGTACAGCGTTTGATTTCCCTGAGTGAGTGAAtcaaaacctctttgggctagggggcagtattttgacgtccggatgaaaagcgtgcccaaagtgaactgcctgttactcaagcCCAGaatctaggatatgcatataattggtagatttggatctaaaataatgtctgtgagtataacagaactgatatggcaggcgaaacccgaggacaaaccatccccccccaaGAAAAGTatgcctaccactgttttcaatggctgtcacttttattataaggcaaaatcctcccagattgcagttcctagggcttccactagatgtcaacagtctttagaaagagtttcaggctggtttttggaaaaatgagctagaagttgtagtttttctatgtggctcccattttggctgtagtgtttccatgcGCGTGGATGgaagcgcgttctttggtatttatcttcggtaatgaacatactactctccgtcttaaattttaaagtttatttacgtattagggtacctgaggtttgattataaacgttgtttgacttgtttggaaaagtttattagtaacgtttgggattcattttgtatgcattttgatggagggaaactggtggattattgactgaagcgcgccagctaaactgagtttttatggatataaagaaggactttatcgaacaaaaggaccatttgtgatgtatctgggaccttttggagtgccaacagaagaagatttttaaaggtaaggcatttaatatatcgctatttctgactttcgtgtcgcagctgcctggttgaaaaatgtttttcatggttttgtatgaggggcgctgtcctcagataatcgcatggtgtgctttcgccgtaaagtatttttgaaatctgacacagcggctggattaacaagaagtaaagctttattttgatgcattacacttgtattttcatgaacgTTAAATAATtatatttctgtagtttgaatttcaccgaatgttgtcgaggtgtcccgctagcggcacGTCTAGCTGTAACAggttttaaacacagattcactgACCAATAGTAAGGGTGCGTGCCATTAACCAACACATTAACCAATAGtattttaacttctctagggtatgtaggacggtagcgtcccacctcgtcaacagccagtgaaactgcagggcgccaaattcaaaacaacagaaatcccataatttaaaatcctcaaacatacaagtattttacaccattttaaagctacacttgttgtaaatccagccaaagtgtgcgatttcaaaaaggttttacgacgaaagaacaccaaatgattatgttaggtatgagccaagtcacagaaaaagccagccatttttccagctaaagagagcagtaacaaaaagcagaaatagagataaaatgaatcactaacctttgatgatcttcatcagatgacactcataggacttcatgttacacaatacatgtattttttgttcggtaaagttcatatttatatccagaacTCTGAGtctaggcaagacgctactgtctcacttggcaaaaagcctgagaaaatgcagagtgcCATATTcaaattactatgaaaattactgtAACAttaaactttcattaaatcacacatgaaagatatcaaattaaagctacactggttgtgaatccagccaacatgtcagaattcaaataggcttttcggcgaaagcataggatgctattatctgagtatagcacaataataaacaaagagagaagcatatttcaagcctgcaggcgcgacacaaaacgcagaaatagaaatataattcatgccttacctttgacgagcttctgttgttggcactccaatatgtcccataaacatcacaaatagtccttttgttcgattaatttcgtcgatatatatccaaaatgtccatttatttggcgcgtttgatccagaaaaacacaggttccaacttgctcagaCGTGACgaaaaaatatctcaaaggttacctgtaaacctTTGCCAAAAAATTtgaaactacttttgtaatacaactttaggtatttttttacgttaataatcgataaaatgtaatacgggatgatctgtgttcaatacaggattaaaaccaaatgtagcatgccttctggaCATGCTCTTCAATCAAACAGGACACCTggagtgactcgacttcaagatggccgtatttcttcattacacaaaggaataacctcaacctatttctcaggactgttgacatccagtggaatgTCTATgcaattcgcttagaaatctggtttcacAATGAAaccacattgaaaagagagtgacctcaaaaaaaaaagatCTGAATGGTTTGCccttggggtttcgcctgctaaataagttatgttatactcacagacatgattcaaacacttttagaaacttcagagtgttttctatccaaatctactaataatatgcatatcttatctcctggggatgagtagctggcagttgaatttgggtatgcttttcatccaaatgtgaaaatgctgccccctactctAGTGAAGTTAAGTTGTTAAACTGCAATGATAACCAGGACAAGACACAACCTGAACATCCTTcaacgtctctctctctggtctggtgtaacagaACAACTGAGATGAGGGTCAAGAGACAAAGTGAAGTGACAGCATCAGCAAAAATGTGTATCTACATGCACCACAGGAGGCACAACTTTTAGGTTGGATCCATGGGTTGTTTGAAGAGGAAGTGAGGTCAAAATAATGCCTCACCTTACATACAAATACAGTATGTATTCATAGATGAATCAATGATGCTATTCTCTCTAAAATGCTCACGCTATCACAAATGAGTGCTATTTTTCTTCAAGTGGTATGAAGTCAGAGTTACTGGTTTGTATTTTTTCATCATTTGAGTTGGTTTCTGAGACTAGTAGCACATACAatgcctatagaaagtctacactAACATTgggtttcttcacattttattgtgacacaaagtgggattcaaatggatttaattgtcattttttgtcaacaatctacacaaaacacTCATGTCAAATTGGAAGAAATTCAAACATAGGATTAATGGTAAGAATTGGGCAAGTCATTAAACATATGAAGTAAAATCATGTTTGTTGAACCATCACACGCATATAGGCAGGTTACAGAGTTCCATGTTACAACTAGACATTTGCAAAGTCATTATATACATTTTGTTGTACACTTCCACAAAATCAAATGTATCCAGTCAGTCAACCTCAGCTACTATTGGTGAGTATTTGAGACTTCTGAAACCATCCTAGTATCAGCTTTCACACTTGCTGGACAATTATGCTCTGCATCTGAGTGATTCTATGTCGTTACAGCTAGAACCGACTATTACATTGTATAGCAAATGAGGAAAGTACAAAACAGCCaagtcacacagacacagtcaagGTCAAAGTGGAGGTCAGTAGGGCTCAACTTAAAATGATGCTGATTGGAGGACTGTCACATCCTGACTTGATGACTCACACCAGAGTAGATggtttcttcctctctctgttctctcctctgtctcttggGCTTGGTACTCTTCTTGTCAGTGAACTTCAGGGCAGCGTAGTTCAGGCCATCATCGTCACTGTGGAGCTGTGGGGATGAAACATAGACTCACTCAAATCAGACTCTCGGTCAAATCTAATGCTGTACTCTTTTCCTTATTCAGACCCACTCTTGACACAGTACAATTGATCCAGCTAACCTGTTGTGCTGAAGTGCTGGCAAGAGGATTCCCATAGTGGCTTTGCTGAAAAGGGGTCCCTGCTAAAAGGCCAATGTCAAAACATTCAAAATATTCAAAACCTTTTCTTGTTAACTAATAAAAAGACATACTACTGTGAATGTAATATTTTCAGAATCAAAATTAAGTCGGCCAGAGAGGGAAGTTGTAAAAGGTGGGCGAGCCTTTCACCCTTCTTTTGAGCTGTAACTATCATTAATGTTAATATTAGTATGAAGACTTTTACTGTACCTGCACAGTGTTCACATCGTGACCTCTTCATTCTCACACAGAGGATAAAGTTGACACTCACACTCagaatcacagtagttgtcaggCAAGATATAATGATGGGGAAAATAAGATTACTCTGATCACCCAAAAGGTCTGAAACTTAAAAAACAAGGCTAAAttattttctttcattattttttcCTCAAT
The DNA window shown above is from Salvelinus alpinus chromosome 31, SLU_Salpinus.1, whole genome shotgun sequence and carries:
- the LOC139561239 gene encoding uncharacterized protein translates to MKRSRCEHCAAGTPFQQSHYGNPLASTSAQQLHSDDDGLNYAALKFTDKKSTKPKRQRREQREEETIYSGVSHQVRM